DNA sequence from the Coffea eugenioides isolate CCC68of chromosome 9, Ceug_1.0, whole genome shotgun sequence genome:
GATGTTCACTAGCATTGCGAAGTTATTTAATTCAATCGCAAATAGGTCGGTAATTATGGATTTCTGGAGCAACATGTTCCATCCTGAACTCTCCCGAGCTCTATTTGGTACTGTACTTGGATTAGTAGTCATGACTGTGTTGTTTGACCATGTGCATCCCAGACCATTAAATTCCAGGCCCAACAGACCACACTGATTGATAGTTTCTGAGAAAGTTCTTCTTCTTGCACTACCACCAGGTCTCTGATCATCACTGGCACAATGCGTCAGCTTTCCTCCTGCAAGTGTCCAAGGGTGACCAGTTTGCTCCAAAAGAAACTTCAGTTTACCCCATAGCTGCTCCCTGTTAGTGGGACTGGGGCTTCCGTAAACTATAGTAGAGACCCAAGCTGGAAAATCAGGCTTAGAAATGATTGCTGCTACAGATTGCATATTTGACTCAACAATTGTAATCCCAACTCTATTAGGGTTCCAAAGTAGCCAAACTCCACCTGCCTGCTGCTGTGCTTCCACAAATTCAGCTCTTGTAAGGCCAAATTGGTTGAAGAAGTTCCTTAGACTAAAGCTTTGAACACGAGGCTCCAGTATTGCTACCACTTCAGCTGAATGCAATCTATGACTCTCTCTCATGCATCTTGTGAAATCATCATCTCCGGCTCCCAAGCAATTATATAACAAGATCTTCATTGATGGGTTATCGATGTGTACAGGTAGATTGCCGTGAGGCTCCCAACCCAACATTTCAATTACCTGCTGTCTTTGCTCTTCCCTAGGGGTCGTTGATTCTATACTCACTGAATGCATATCTCTTGTAATCATGTCAATTGACCTTGAAATAATGGTCAATCTGACCTCCCTAATTAACCAAAGGACTTTGAATAGCCAGATGCTTTCAACATCTGATGGTATCAGCATCTGCATTCCGTCGCCTCGAAACTCTGTTATGTGGAGCGGATCCATGATGTTAATGTTTCTTAGTAGAGTTGAATGTCagttttgaccaaaaatttagATCTCAGGCACCTAAAAAATGTAACAATGGGGCTCAAAAAGTTTGTGATTTTAGATTTTCTCAATCTGAAAATTAGAGGTGATTATAATTAATGGCTTATCATCAGATACTGAACCACAAATGCCTTGTGTTTGAGAATATTGTACCTGTTGTGTTTCTCCACACCCACACAGCTCTGACGCCAGAAAAGAAATTGGTGATGCAGGTGTGGCAAATAGGAAAATTAATAAGAGCAGGCAATGCGTTGGCAGTATTAATGAGGATTCTTTTATCGTACCTAGAGGGTGTTGCTTCCAGGAACTCTCACAGAGAAATCTTGCTTCTGATTATGTGTTGGTGATATTGATgcggatcttttttttttttttttgggtaccgAGAGGGTGTAGCTTCCAGTAACTTTCATTTATGAAAATAATTTCATACACTGGTGGAACTTTTTTTTGGGCTTTTGGGGGGAGGGGCAGCAGCCCCCCAAGAATTTTATAAATTCTTTTGATGTAATAGGTATTTTGGCTTAAGAAGTTTTCTTGGTTTAAGTTTCTTCCCCCCAAAATTTCTTCTGATAAAGCTCCCCCAAATTGCAGTACTGGTACGATAATAGTTGCCCAAGTTCAAATCGCAACTATGTACTAAATTTAGACTTATGTATCAAATAATGTAGTTTGTACTCTCAGGTTTAGCTATCCGTTTGATCTACTATTTTATAGTCTGTAACTAAATTATATAGGATCCTTGTTCTTACTCTTGCCGTGTCTATTTCAGCTATGGAGCAAGCATTCTTGACAATGAAACTCCTTAGAAACTCCATGGTGAAACAAAATGGGAGATGACCTTCTTGCAGGTTCCTTGATTAATTTAGTAGAAAAGGGATTTGCTAGAAGTTTCGGTTCAGATTCTATCATGAATGCTCTTGATTCTGAGAAAGAGTGACATGCACAATTTAGAATGCCTTGCGCTTGATAGATTCTAAGAAAGTAAGTTGCTATCTATTTATAATGCCTTAAAACTTCTCAAAGTTCGAAGTTGTAAGTTCTACAAAAACTTTCAATTTAGAAGTTTTGGTACAGATTCTATCATGAATGCTTTTGATTCTAAGAAAGAATGACATGCACAATTTAGAATGCCTTGCATTTGATAGATTCTAAGAAAGTAATTTGATCCCCACTTTGCAGGATAGAACTTATGTGATTTCAAATATCATGCAATATTTGATTAACTTTTTGAGAATTTATGTGTTTATGAATTACATGCTTTGCTTTCTAttaattctttaataatttACTGTGGCTCGCTTTAGACACTATTGTCATACGTAACACCCGGCCCCCCAAAAAAGAAAGTCCAAACCCTGGTTTTGCTAGTGATTTCATTGAAGGGTCAACAAATCATCTGTCTTGTTTATCTGAGGCAATATTTGAGAGTTCTCATACTCAATAGTGTCGTTTCAAGTGATTTCAAGTTACTGACCTTATATTTTGCATGTGGTAAGTCCGTATCAAGCATTACATTGCTCACATTTTTTGCTTCTTCTGTAGGCTCAAGGGATGACAATTGGACAATCCTAACCAATTTTTGCATAGAACCACCTTAAGTATGTAAATCATCGTAAGTTATAGACACCTTATAGGCTAAAGATTTTTATGGGTGAGCAATTCATTTTGTGGAACATAGAGTGGTATGTTATAGACATACTATGCATCAAAGATGCTTCATGGATGAGCGTGCCATTTTGTGGAGAATCTGGATGATGATGATACAAGGATATATACCTTTTTCCATTAAATATTGATCAGTCCTAGTTCAAATTGGAATACTTATTTGCTTGTCAAATTTGTTAATTCCCAACTAGCAAAACACTTTGGGGAGGTCAACAATCAAAGATTTATTGAAACTGGTAGGTGAGGATCACTATAAATGTTTAGAGCTGGGTGTTTTATTTGGCAATATGTGCATTTGATTACaatttgcacttcatttttgTTTATGTTTCATTGATCTGCACCATAGTTTATAGTTCCAGTATGATATGTCAAGGGGAATAAACTACGGGGGGATTTTAAACAGGTCTATCGAAGGTGGAAAACCGTGCGTGTGCAAAAGTTTTTTTATCATACTGTCATACTTTTTACAGCCGGACTTGATGTAATTTATGATGCTTTGAACCTTGATATTCACTTAGAATCACCTCAAATAGACTATTAGTTACCATACTACCATATAGGCACGGATTTTGGGAACCAAGAAGAGAATGGCCATCCTCCTCTTTATTGCTTGTTCACGTTAATCCTCCAGTTATGAACTCTCTACCGTAAGGTGACATCGTTATGTTATCAAATTTCTTCCACCATTTGATGCTTAGAAAGTATTCTTTTGACGTGGGCTATTCTTGATCAGTGGTTATAATCCTGGAATGCTGTTTCCTCACCATTCCACCAAGGTAGAATGTCATCTTTTGAGGCAATGCAGGTACATTAGTGTGCAGTTTTTGGAGTTGTAGCTGAGACCTCAAAGCCATAAAGGTGGCCATTTTGGTTCAAGGATTGCAAGCTCTAGGTGCAGCTTTCACATGTAGATCTGGTGTCcagctttcttcttcctttttgctTGCCTTTGACCTTTTAATCTAATATTTGATGTATGAGAGTGATGTAATCACTTTgatttgtgtttggattgcatttttctggattttttgtagaaaaattactgtagcgatttgatgtatgtgagataaaaaggtaatagAGAAATGTGTTCACGAAAACGTAACAATTTTTCAACATCCAATGTAGAGGTAGGCTCTTTATTGTTTCATCCAATTGCCTTGAATTGTTGCATGACAGCCCATTTTTTTGGCTTTTCTGAGAAGATGTTCTTGAACCTCCACTTTGTATGCCTTTGTCTGCTGGTTCTCTCTTTAACTCCTCTTTCACCGTTTCTAATTCTCTCATGACCAGAACCAGATGCCTATACTGAATCAGAACAAAAGTTTGCCCTCCAAAGGTTCACTAAAGATGTCATATTCATGTTGTCTTTCGTAATCAATAATGTTTTCCGTTACATTTGGGCTAAACTGACTATTGATGAAACTACTGcattctccttttttttttttttatttccttcttTTTAATGCTTCCCTAAGTTAGATTTTTGCAAATTATAGCTCTGCTGAgatatttttttattcttaaCATTCAACATAATAATGCAAGTTTAGGTTAAAATCCTAGAACGTAGAGGTTCTGGATTCTAATCCCTCTGTTCTCCTTCCCCATTTCTTAAATCCATTCCATCCCCTGttagaattttttaaaaaaatatatataaaagtaTAATAAGTTTAACTAAGCCAATTGGTTTGTTGTGATGCTAAATATGAATCAataattcaatataaatatCCCCTAAAGCTAAATTGGTAGATTGTCTTGCTGCCAACCACTTCAAAATTTACATTGATACCAAATTGACTTAAAAATTGCAGTTAATTCAAGTGCTTGTAAATTATATCCGGTTACAATATTGGAATTCATCCTAAAAGTTTGTCCATCATTCACTTTTCTTCCTACTCCTACCACACGTTTTTTTGCTGTCACTGCATGAAAACTTTCCCCAGTTTTAAGGCTTTTTCTCAACTTTTAAGTCTCAAAAATTTCTACTTGAAACTCCAATTCAGTTAAAGATAAAGATACCCAAAACAAATATACCTCTATACCATTTCAAGGATAAATTATAGAAAACCTCCCTAAACTATCTCTCTCTTCTATTTTGGCCCCCACCCTTAGTCCCCTGTTCTTTGCTTTGCCTATTCTTTCAAATGTACtacaaacctttttttttcacttctctTTTTTGAACCTTCCACCCTTCTCCATACTTTTAGAATTTTTTCCAATTATTAGGTCCAAGATTCGAACCTTAGACCTGACagtaaagaaagaaaattcTAAGAGCCCTCTGCTGATCACTGCGTACAATTCTTTAGTTATTCgttatataattaaaaataattagttCCTAATTGTCCCTAAGTTTGAAACCATCTAGATTAATATCTCCATTGCCCTTCCTTTGGAGAAACTCAACACACTTGCTTTTACCACCCCCAACAGAGTTTGGTCTAGGTTGAGCACAAAGATTTGCTACACTGATGTCTAATtctaataatttttatgttttagcTTTTAGTAACTCATGCTACCTCCTTTCAACCAATAGTCAATTTTTTCCCTCTCAAAAGAAGTTTTTTCTAGtgtaaaaatattaaattttttgtaGATAAGATAATATCATTGTTGACAATTCATATTGAAAAATTGAGAGTGTGAGAAAGTATGATATCACTAGTCATTAATTACCACATAATGATGGTTTAGCCAGCCATATATTTTCTCCTATACTTGAGTTGATGATGGATCATTGGTAATTTTGGTACTACTAATACAATAATACTTAAATTTGCCAAGTGCTGCAGATTGACCGTTTAATATTTTTCCCATAATTGATTAACACAATACTCCATTTTCCAACGTGAGTCATACGTGGACTGCTCACGTTAATTTCCACTTGCATTCCTAGGTTTCTACGTTTCCTTCTAATTTCCATTTTCTTTAATTCATTTTATATTTCCCCATTCCGGCGGGTTCCCTCGCCGACGGGCGGCTGCTAAGCAGCCAGCCATAACACTAGCTGGGAATAGGATTACTGTTTCTACCGTCACATTCTTGCTGCAAATCTCCCAACCAACCCATCGTTACCGGAGACCAGAATAAGATCTTGTTGGCGTGACAGCCTTCTCTAGTCTGGCAAACAAGAAGGTAATTCTGATTCATCAGTTTAGTAACTTTTCCATGTTGggattttccattttcttgtcaaatttGTTAATTCTTTATTACCATGACCAGTTTTATCTTAACTGCTTAGGACCCTCCATAGTTCACCTAAATTGTAGCTTGATGCTTATCTAGTACTCTTTAATATGTAGATTTGGTTCTGCCAGGCAATGatgattttttaacttttaagGAAACCAACCATTGGAGGTAGGAAGCCCATGAATGGGAAATATTTTTTCTTACTGTTTTCTCTGATGGTATTATTCAAGATTGTTAGGTACCCCGATGCACTAAATAAATGATTGAGAAGAAAACAGTTCAGCATCTTCCTTTTCCACTTGCTCAGATTAGTGATGCTATTGAAAAAGTTTCTAAAGTTAGCAGCATTGATGATTATCTCATTTCTCTGACAGTTTTCAAGATATGATTACCTACATTGTTCTTATTGTCTAATTGGTTCATTGTATATATTTGCTATAACATTTCTGCAGTGCTAGTTTGCAAAATTGTGTTGTTGAGAATGGCCGGAGAGAATGGCAATGTGATAGAGCACAAGGCGTATGCCAGGGTGGGATTGCTGGGAAATCCTAGCGATGTTTATTATGGGCGAACCATTTCTTTCAGCCTTGGCAACTTCTGGGCTTCAGTGCGTTTGCAACCTTCTAAAGAGCTTGTTATTGTGCCACACCCTACTCATGATTTGGTCCAATTTGAGTCCCTCTCTCACATGGTGAATCGGTTGCAAGCTGAAGGGTATTATGGAGGGGTTCGTTTGCTTATGGCCATATGCAAAGTTTTTCACAACTACTGCAGGGATGAGAATATCAGTTTACGCGAAGGAAATTTTACCCTGTCATATGATACCAATATACCTCGCCAGACAGGGCTATCGGGGTCTAGTGCCATCGTCTGTGCTGCTCTTAGCTGCTTTTTGGATTTCTATAATGTGAGGCATTTGATTAAGGTTGAGGTTAGGCCCAACCTTATTCTTAATGCCGAGAAGGAACTTGGCATTGTTGCTGGTCTCCAGGACAGGGTGGCACAGGTGTACGGGGGGCTTGTTTACATGGATTTCAGCAAAAAGTACATGGAAGAATTGGGGCATGGAAATTATACGCCTATGGATATTACTATTCTTCCCCCTCTTTATCTTGTCTATGCCGAGAATCCGAGTGATTCTGGAAAGGTGCACAGTGCAGTTAGGCAGAGATGGTTAGATGGTGATGAGTTCATTATATCGTCAATGGATGAGGTAGCTAATATTGCTTTGGAAGGGAGGGCTGCATTGCTTGCAAAGGACTATGGCAAGTTGGTGACTCTCATGAACCGTAATTTTGATCTGCGAAGGAGCATGTTTGGCGACAATGCACTTGGTGCTCTTAATATTAAGATGATTGAAGTGGCACGAAGGGTTGGTGCTGCATCAAAATTCACTGGGAGTGGAGGTGCTGCCGTGGTTTTCTGTCCTGACGGACCTTCACAAGTAGAGCTTCTGGAGGATGCATATCACAAGGCTGGTTTTGTCATTGAACCAGTTAAGTTTATTCCTTCTCTTTTAAATGATATCGATCTCAAGTCTATATCTTCAAAATAAACCTGCAGAAGTAGGGATGTTACTTTCCATTATGTTCCATAAAAGCTTATACAGCCCAGAGCAAGCTGGGATTTTTCCAGTTTCTAGTGAACATTTATACGTCTTTGAATCTCTGTCTGTTGCCATTgtcgaaaaaggaaaaacatatCTTATCTTCGGGGAAATCTGGATTACTATTCTAAATTTCTAAGTGCTCTGTATTTTGGCAAATTACAAATGTTAGGATACTACATGTAGCATTTACAGTCACTTATATGATTTTTTgctccctttcttttcccttcttttaaTGTGGGTGAACCAAGGATGGAGGGTGATAGTGGTTGTTGGGCTACTCAGAAATGAGATCCCTCCCTCTTAACTAGGACGCCAAAAGATGAAGTTACTGATGGTAAGCCAGCATCAGTCACCAACTTCTGGAGCGAGTGGCATTTGGCCTTTAATAATAAATGACATAGCTTAGTTACTTTGTCGCCACCAAATGCTTCTAGCTGTTCTCCTATTTGACCGTGATCAAAAGTCTTTCTGGAGGGGATTGGCACTCTGCCTTGCTTTGACCATGGATTTTAAGTTGCTGGTATGTGATTGTGCAGATTTCAACCGTGGTTTGAAGTACCAAATATCTTCTGCCACTTTGGACCATCACCCATACCTTAAAGGCTTAAACTTTGGTTATGAACATATCGAGTTATTAGTGTGCGTAAGAGGTATACTGAACCAAGGATAATTGCAATAAAGATGAAAGTTAATCTCGTTTTAAAATGTGAAAGAACCAATAAAATGGGGTAGAGTCTTTAGATAGAAAGAACCAAT
Encoded proteins:
- the LOC113782829 gene encoding glucuronokinase 1-like; this encodes MAGENGNVIEHKAYARVGLLGNPSDVYYGRTISFSLGNFWASVRLQPSKELVIVPHPTHDLVQFESLSHMVNRLQAEGYYGGVRLLMAICKVFHNYCRDENISLREGNFTLSYDTNIPRQTGLSGSSAIVCAALSCFLDFYNVRHLIKVEVRPNLILNAEKELGIVAGLQDRVAQVYGGLVYMDFSKKYMEELGHGNYTPMDITILPPLYLVYAENPSDSGKVHSAVRQRWLDGDEFIISSMDEVANIALEGRAALLAKDYGKLVTLMNRNFDLRRSMFGDNALGALNIKMIEVARRVGAASKFTGSGGAAVVFCPDGPSQVELLEDAYHKAGFVIEPVKFIPSLLNDIDLKSISSK